A single window of Vigna radiata var. radiata cultivar VC1973A chromosome 4, Vradiata_ver6, whole genome shotgun sequence DNA harbors:
- the LOC106759505 gene encoding protein IMPAIRED IN BABA-INDUCED STERILITY 1 isoform X2: MGCASSRRALAGSDFTPPGLLSLRSSSRKRCNGKRRNSVVEAREIDAGLEEEKEWKKGSLRGPVSLRLSCRFVEAEQNAAGWPPWLTSVAGEAIQGWVPLKTDSFERLDKIGQGTYSTVFQAREIETGRMVALKKVRFDKLKDDSIRFMAREIVILRSLDHPNIMKLDGIITSQQSNNIYLVFEYMEHDLAGLVASPDIKFTESQIKCYMRQLLSGIEHCHLRGIMHRDIKVSNILVNNKGVLKIADFGLANTLSPNSKQPLTSRVVTLWYRPPELLMGSTNYGVSVDLWSVGCVFAELFLGKPILKGRTEVEQLHRIFKLCGSPPEEYWKKSKLPLATMFKPQTNYEASLHERCKGFPVTAVKLLETLLSIDPSKRGTASSALTSEYFSTKPYACDPSLMPKYPPSKEMDARNREEASRKKTLGKGREAATSKRNRRVHKVSHDHINFNKPAWKEEMQNSSQNIGTSDDGRAHVAKVKIGALHKEQPKASCDAKSEATQVVDGCNGNSLYSGPAPVSASSGFTWAKRRKPEASSILSDGSRSKISALDPIFVQGACDLTKHEIEVSERKHGFNTRHQDRTSSHVLPIYQAPRFQQKSFDLADKYNSNYFMEFDFTDKLDTLLDQNHRKYGEPVKLSAAKMISSNKKDELLQRNDMRRSLRMSTSGRGLFIL, from the exons ATGGGTTGCGCGAGCTCGAGGCGGGCTCTTGCTGGAAGCGATTTCACGCCGCCGGGACTGCTATCGTTGCGATCGAGCTCGCGGAAAAGGTGCAATGGGAAGAGGCGAAACAGCGTCGTGGAGGCGCGTGAGATAGACGCGGGATTGGAGGAGGAGAAGGAGTGGAAGAAGGGGAGCTTGAGAGGTCCGGTGTCGTTGAGGTTGTCGTGTAGGTTTGTGGAGGCTGAGCAGAATGCCGCTGGGTGGCCACCTTGGCTTACCTCTGTTGCAGGGGAAGCTATTCAAGGGTGGGTCCCTCTCAAAACCGATTCTTTTGAGAGATTGGATAAG ATTGGACAAGGTACATATAGCACTGTATTCCAAGCACGTGAAATTGAAACTGGGAGGATGGTTGCCCTGAAGAAGGTACGATTTGACAAACTTAAAGATGATAGCATTAGGTTCATGGCAAGAGAAATAGTGATTCTTCGCTCACTTGACCACCCAAACATCATGAAATTGGATGGTATAATTACTTCACAACAATCAAACAACATATACCTTGTATTTGAATACATGGAGCATGACCTTGCTGGCCTAGTGGCTTCTCCTGATATAAAGTTCACTGAATCACAG ATTAAGTGTTACATGAGACAGTTATTGAGTGGAATCGAGCATTGTCACCTTCGAGGTATTATGCATCGAGACATTAAAGTATCTAATATACTAGTGAACAATAAAGGTGTTCTCAAGATAGCAGATTTTGGATTAGCAAATACCCTTAGTCCTAATAGCAAGCAACCCTTAACAAGTCGAGTGGTGACTCTATGGTATCGTCCTCCTGAACTCTTAATGGGATCAACAAACTATGGTGTTTCGGTGGATCTATGGAGTGTTGGCTGTGTATTTGCTGAACTTTTTCTGGGGAAGCCCATCCTTAAGGGGAGAACTGAG GTGGAACAATTACACAGAATTTTCAAGCTTTGCGGTTCTCCACCTGAGGAATACTGGAAAAAGAGTAAGCTTCCTCTGGCCACAATGTTTAAGCCTCAGACTAATTACGAAGCCTCTCTTCATGAGAGGTGTAAAGGTTTTCCTGTAACTGCTGTAAAACTACTTGAGACTTTACTTTCCATTGATCCCTCCAAGCGTGGGACTGCCTCCTCTGCACTCACGTCTGAG TATTTCAGCACCAAGCCATATGCCTGTGATCCATCACTCATGCCAAAGTATCCACCAAGCAAAGAAATGGATGCTAGAAATCGGGAAGAAGCGAGCAG GAAAAAGACTTTAGGTAAAGGGAGAGAGGCTGCAACTTCAAAAAGGAATAGACGAGTCCACAAAGTTTCCCATGACCATATAAATTTCAACAAACCAGCTTGGAAAGAG GAAATGCAGAATAGTTCTCAAAATATTGGCACAAGTGATGATGGTAGGGCACATGTTGCAAAAGTTAAAATAGGAGCTTTGCATAAAGAGCAACCAAAGGCTTCATGTGATGCAAAGTCTGAGGCTACCCAAGTGGTGGATGGTTGCAATGGAAACAGTTTATACTCTGGACCAGCACCAGTCTCAGCATCCAGTGGTTTTACATGGGCCAAAAGGAGAAAACCAGAAGCTTCATCCATATTGTCTGATGGTTCAAGAAGCAAAATCAGTGCTCTGGATCCAATCTTTGTACAAGGCGCATGTGATTTAACAAAACATGAGATAGAAGTTTCAGAAAGGAAACATGGTTTCAACACAAGACATCAGGACAGGACTTCCAGCCATGTATTACCAATATACCAGGCTCCTCGCTTTCAACAAAAATCATTCGATTTAGCTGATAAATACAACTCAAATTATTTCATGGAATTTGATTTCACAGATAAATTGGATACTCTGTTAGATCAG AACCACAGAAAATATGGTGAGCCTGTGAAGTTATCAGCGGCAAAAATgatttcatcaaataaaaagGACGAGTTGTTGCAGCGAAATGATATGCGTCGATCTCTTCGTATGTCAACATCGGGAAGAG GATTATTCATTCTATAA
- the LOC106759505 gene encoding protein IMPAIRED IN BABA-INDUCED STERILITY 1 isoform X4, whose amino-acid sequence MGCASSRRALAGSDFTPPGLLSLRSSSRKRCNGKRRNSVVEAREIDAGLEEEKEWKKGSLRGPVSLRLSCRFVEAEQNAAGWPPWLTSVAGEAIQGWVPLKTDSFERLDKIGQGTYSTVFQAREIETGRMVALKKVRFDKLKDDSIRFMAREIVILRSLDHPNIMKLDGIITSQQSNNIYLVFEYMEHDLAGLVASPDIKFTESQIKCYMRQLLSGIEHCHLRGIMHRDIKVSNILVNNKGVLKIADFGLANTLSPNSKQPLTSRVVTLWYRPPELLMGSTNYGVSVDLWSVGCVFAELFLGKPILKGRTEVEQLHRIFKLCGSPPEEYWKKSKLPLATMFKPQTNYEASLHERCKGFPVTAVKLLETLLSIDPSKRGTASSALTSEYFSTKPYACDPSLMPKYPPSKEMDARNREEASRKKTLGKGREAATSKRNRRVHKVSHDHINFNKPAWKEEMQNSSQNIGTSDDGRAHVAKVKIGALHKEQPKASCDAKSEATQVVDGCNGNSLYSGPAPVSASSGFTWAKRRKPEASSILSDGSRSKISALDPIFVQGACDLTKHEIEVSERKHGFNTRHQDRTSSHVLPIYQAPRFQQKSFDLADKYNSNYFMEFDFTDKLDTLLDQNHRKYGEPVKLSAAKMISSNKKDELLQRNDMRRSLRMSTSGRDQ is encoded by the exons ATGGGTTGCGCGAGCTCGAGGCGGGCTCTTGCTGGAAGCGATTTCACGCCGCCGGGACTGCTATCGTTGCGATCGAGCTCGCGGAAAAGGTGCAATGGGAAGAGGCGAAACAGCGTCGTGGAGGCGCGTGAGATAGACGCGGGATTGGAGGAGGAGAAGGAGTGGAAGAAGGGGAGCTTGAGAGGTCCGGTGTCGTTGAGGTTGTCGTGTAGGTTTGTGGAGGCTGAGCAGAATGCCGCTGGGTGGCCACCTTGGCTTACCTCTGTTGCAGGGGAAGCTATTCAAGGGTGGGTCCCTCTCAAAACCGATTCTTTTGAGAGATTGGATAAG ATTGGACAAGGTACATATAGCACTGTATTCCAAGCACGTGAAATTGAAACTGGGAGGATGGTTGCCCTGAAGAAGGTACGATTTGACAAACTTAAAGATGATAGCATTAGGTTCATGGCAAGAGAAATAGTGATTCTTCGCTCACTTGACCACCCAAACATCATGAAATTGGATGGTATAATTACTTCACAACAATCAAACAACATATACCTTGTATTTGAATACATGGAGCATGACCTTGCTGGCCTAGTGGCTTCTCCTGATATAAAGTTCACTGAATCACAG ATTAAGTGTTACATGAGACAGTTATTGAGTGGAATCGAGCATTGTCACCTTCGAGGTATTATGCATCGAGACATTAAAGTATCTAATATACTAGTGAACAATAAAGGTGTTCTCAAGATAGCAGATTTTGGATTAGCAAATACCCTTAGTCCTAATAGCAAGCAACCCTTAACAAGTCGAGTGGTGACTCTATGGTATCGTCCTCCTGAACTCTTAATGGGATCAACAAACTATGGTGTTTCGGTGGATCTATGGAGTGTTGGCTGTGTATTTGCTGAACTTTTTCTGGGGAAGCCCATCCTTAAGGGGAGAACTGAG GTGGAACAATTACACAGAATTTTCAAGCTTTGCGGTTCTCCACCTGAGGAATACTGGAAAAAGAGTAAGCTTCCTCTGGCCACAATGTTTAAGCCTCAGACTAATTACGAAGCCTCTCTTCATGAGAGGTGTAAAGGTTTTCCTGTAACTGCTGTAAAACTACTTGAGACTTTACTTTCCATTGATCCCTCCAAGCGTGGGACTGCCTCCTCTGCACTCACGTCTGAG TATTTCAGCACCAAGCCATATGCCTGTGATCCATCACTCATGCCAAAGTATCCACCAAGCAAAGAAATGGATGCTAGAAATCGGGAAGAAGCGAGCAG GAAAAAGACTTTAGGTAAAGGGAGAGAGGCTGCAACTTCAAAAAGGAATAGACGAGTCCACAAAGTTTCCCATGACCATATAAATTTCAACAAACCAGCTTGGAAAGAG GAAATGCAGAATAGTTCTCAAAATATTGGCACAAGTGATGATGGTAGGGCACATGTTGCAAAAGTTAAAATAGGAGCTTTGCATAAAGAGCAACCAAAGGCTTCATGTGATGCAAAGTCTGAGGCTACCCAAGTGGTGGATGGTTGCAATGGAAACAGTTTATACTCTGGACCAGCACCAGTCTCAGCATCCAGTGGTTTTACATGGGCCAAAAGGAGAAAACCAGAAGCTTCATCCATATTGTCTGATGGTTCAAGAAGCAAAATCAGTGCTCTGGATCCAATCTTTGTACAAGGCGCATGTGATTTAACAAAACATGAGATAGAAGTTTCAGAAAGGAAACATGGTTTCAACACAAGACATCAGGACAGGACTTCCAGCCATGTATTACCAATATACCAGGCTCCTCGCTTTCAACAAAAATCATTCGATTTAGCTGATAAATACAACTCAAATTATTTCATGGAATTTGATTTCACAGATAAATTGGATACTCTGTTAGATCAG AACCACAGAAAATATGGTGAGCCTGTGAAGTTATCAGCGGCAAAAATgatttcatcaaataaaaagGACGAGTTGTTGCAGCGAAATGATATGCGTCGATCTCTTCGTATGTCAACATCGGGAAGAG ACCAATGA
- the LOC106759505 gene encoding protein IMPAIRED IN BABA-INDUCED STERILITY 1 isoform X1, with protein sequence MGCASSRRALAGSDFTPPGLLSLRSSSRKRCNGKRRNSVVEAREIDAGLEEEKEWKKGSLRGPVSLRLSCRFVEAEQNAAGWPPWLTSVAGEAIQGWVPLKTDSFERLDKIGQGTYSTVFQAREIETGRMVALKKVRFDKLKDDSIRFMAREIVILRSLDHPNIMKLDGIITSQQSNNIYLVFEYMEHDLAGLVASPDIKFTESQIKCYMRQLLSGIEHCHLRGIMHRDIKVSNILVNNKGVLKIADFGLANTLSPNSKQPLTSRVVTLWYRPPELLMGSTNYGVSVDLWSVGCVFAELFLGKPILKGRTEVEQLHRIFKLCGSPPEEYWKKSKLPLATMFKPQTNYEASLHERCKGFPVTAVKLLETLLSIDPSKRGTASSALTSEYFSTKPYACDPSLMPKYPPSKEMDARNREEASRKKTLGKGREAATSKRNRRVHKVSHDHINFNKPAWKEEMQNSSQNIGTSDDGRAHVAKVKIGALHKEQPKASCDAKSEATQVVDGCNGNSLYSGPAPVSASSGFTWAKRRKPEASSILSDGSRSKISALDPIFVQGACDLTKHEIEVSERKHGFNTRHQDRTSSHVLPIYQAPRFQQKSFDLADKYNSNYFMEFDFTDKLDTLLDQNHRKYGEPVKLSAAKMISSNKKDELLQRNDMRRSLRMSTSGRGKKTTFI encoded by the exons ATGGGTTGCGCGAGCTCGAGGCGGGCTCTTGCTGGAAGCGATTTCACGCCGCCGGGACTGCTATCGTTGCGATCGAGCTCGCGGAAAAGGTGCAATGGGAAGAGGCGAAACAGCGTCGTGGAGGCGCGTGAGATAGACGCGGGATTGGAGGAGGAGAAGGAGTGGAAGAAGGGGAGCTTGAGAGGTCCGGTGTCGTTGAGGTTGTCGTGTAGGTTTGTGGAGGCTGAGCAGAATGCCGCTGGGTGGCCACCTTGGCTTACCTCTGTTGCAGGGGAAGCTATTCAAGGGTGGGTCCCTCTCAAAACCGATTCTTTTGAGAGATTGGATAAG ATTGGACAAGGTACATATAGCACTGTATTCCAAGCACGTGAAATTGAAACTGGGAGGATGGTTGCCCTGAAGAAGGTACGATTTGACAAACTTAAAGATGATAGCATTAGGTTCATGGCAAGAGAAATAGTGATTCTTCGCTCACTTGACCACCCAAACATCATGAAATTGGATGGTATAATTACTTCACAACAATCAAACAACATATACCTTGTATTTGAATACATGGAGCATGACCTTGCTGGCCTAGTGGCTTCTCCTGATATAAAGTTCACTGAATCACAG ATTAAGTGTTACATGAGACAGTTATTGAGTGGAATCGAGCATTGTCACCTTCGAGGTATTATGCATCGAGACATTAAAGTATCTAATATACTAGTGAACAATAAAGGTGTTCTCAAGATAGCAGATTTTGGATTAGCAAATACCCTTAGTCCTAATAGCAAGCAACCCTTAACAAGTCGAGTGGTGACTCTATGGTATCGTCCTCCTGAACTCTTAATGGGATCAACAAACTATGGTGTTTCGGTGGATCTATGGAGTGTTGGCTGTGTATTTGCTGAACTTTTTCTGGGGAAGCCCATCCTTAAGGGGAGAACTGAG GTGGAACAATTACACAGAATTTTCAAGCTTTGCGGTTCTCCACCTGAGGAATACTGGAAAAAGAGTAAGCTTCCTCTGGCCACAATGTTTAAGCCTCAGACTAATTACGAAGCCTCTCTTCATGAGAGGTGTAAAGGTTTTCCTGTAACTGCTGTAAAACTACTTGAGACTTTACTTTCCATTGATCCCTCCAAGCGTGGGACTGCCTCCTCTGCACTCACGTCTGAG TATTTCAGCACCAAGCCATATGCCTGTGATCCATCACTCATGCCAAAGTATCCACCAAGCAAAGAAATGGATGCTAGAAATCGGGAAGAAGCGAGCAG GAAAAAGACTTTAGGTAAAGGGAGAGAGGCTGCAACTTCAAAAAGGAATAGACGAGTCCACAAAGTTTCCCATGACCATATAAATTTCAACAAACCAGCTTGGAAAGAG GAAATGCAGAATAGTTCTCAAAATATTGGCACAAGTGATGATGGTAGGGCACATGTTGCAAAAGTTAAAATAGGAGCTTTGCATAAAGAGCAACCAAAGGCTTCATGTGATGCAAAGTCTGAGGCTACCCAAGTGGTGGATGGTTGCAATGGAAACAGTTTATACTCTGGACCAGCACCAGTCTCAGCATCCAGTGGTTTTACATGGGCCAAAAGGAGAAAACCAGAAGCTTCATCCATATTGTCTGATGGTTCAAGAAGCAAAATCAGTGCTCTGGATCCAATCTTTGTACAAGGCGCATGTGATTTAACAAAACATGAGATAGAAGTTTCAGAAAGGAAACATGGTTTCAACACAAGACATCAGGACAGGACTTCCAGCCATGTATTACCAATATACCAGGCTCCTCGCTTTCAACAAAAATCATTCGATTTAGCTGATAAATACAACTCAAATTATTTCATGGAATTTGATTTCACAGATAAATTGGATACTCTGTTAGATCAG AACCACAGAAAATATGGTGAGCCTGTGAAGTTATCAGCGGCAAAAATgatttcatcaaataaaaagGACGAGTTGTTGCAGCGAAATGATATGCGTCGATCTCTTCGTATGTCAACATCGGGAAGAGGTAAAAAGACTACTTTTATCTAG
- the LOC106759505 gene encoding protein IMPAIRED IN BABA-INDUCED STERILITY 1 isoform X5: MVALKKVRFDKLKDDSIRFMAREIVILRSLDHPNIMKLDGIITSQQSNNIYLVFEYMEHDLAGLVASPDIKFTESQIKCYMRQLLSGIEHCHLRGIMHRDIKVSNILVNNKGVLKIADFGLANTLSPNSKQPLTSRVVTLWYRPPELLMGSTNYGVSVDLWSVGCVFAELFLGKPILKGRTEVEQLHRIFKLCGSPPEEYWKKSKLPLATMFKPQTNYEASLHERCKGFPVTAVKLLETLLSIDPSKRGTASSALTSEYFSTKPYACDPSLMPKYPPSKEMDARNREEASRKKTLGKGREAATSKRNRRVHKVSHDHINFNKPAWKEEMQNSSQNIGTSDDGRAHVAKVKIGALHKEQPKASCDAKSEATQVVDGCNGNSLYSGPAPVSASSGFTWAKRRKPEASSILSDGSRSKISALDPIFVQGACDLTKHEIEVSERKHGFNTRHQDRTSSHVLPIYQAPRFQQKSFDLADKYNSNYFMEFDFTDKLDTLLDQNHRKYGEPVKLSAAKMISSNKKDELLQRNDMRRSLRMSTSGRGKKTTFI, translated from the exons ATGGTTGCCCTGAAGAAGGTACGATTTGACAAACTTAAAGATGATAGCATTAGGTTCATGGCAAGAGAAATAGTGATTCTTCGCTCACTTGACCACCCAAACATCATGAAATTGGATGGTATAATTACTTCACAACAATCAAACAACATATACCTTGTATTTGAATACATGGAGCATGACCTTGCTGGCCTAGTGGCTTCTCCTGATATAAAGTTCACTGAATCACAG ATTAAGTGTTACATGAGACAGTTATTGAGTGGAATCGAGCATTGTCACCTTCGAGGTATTATGCATCGAGACATTAAAGTATCTAATATACTAGTGAACAATAAAGGTGTTCTCAAGATAGCAGATTTTGGATTAGCAAATACCCTTAGTCCTAATAGCAAGCAACCCTTAACAAGTCGAGTGGTGACTCTATGGTATCGTCCTCCTGAACTCTTAATGGGATCAACAAACTATGGTGTTTCGGTGGATCTATGGAGTGTTGGCTGTGTATTTGCTGAACTTTTTCTGGGGAAGCCCATCCTTAAGGGGAGAACTGAG GTGGAACAATTACACAGAATTTTCAAGCTTTGCGGTTCTCCACCTGAGGAATACTGGAAAAAGAGTAAGCTTCCTCTGGCCACAATGTTTAAGCCTCAGACTAATTACGAAGCCTCTCTTCATGAGAGGTGTAAAGGTTTTCCTGTAACTGCTGTAAAACTACTTGAGACTTTACTTTCCATTGATCCCTCCAAGCGTGGGACTGCCTCCTCTGCACTCACGTCTGAG TATTTCAGCACCAAGCCATATGCCTGTGATCCATCACTCATGCCAAAGTATCCACCAAGCAAAGAAATGGATGCTAGAAATCGGGAAGAAGCGAGCAG GAAAAAGACTTTAGGTAAAGGGAGAGAGGCTGCAACTTCAAAAAGGAATAGACGAGTCCACAAAGTTTCCCATGACCATATAAATTTCAACAAACCAGCTTGGAAAGAG GAAATGCAGAATAGTTCTCAAAATATTGGCACAAGTGATGATGGTAGGGCACATGTTGCAAAAGTTAAAATAGGAGCTTTGCATAAAGAGCAACCAAAGGCTTCATGTGATGCAAAGTCTGAGGCTACCCAAGTGGTGGATGGTTGCAATGGAAACAGTTTATACTCTGGACCAGCACCAGTCTCAGCATCCAGTGGTTTTACATGGGCCAAAAGGAGAAAACCAGAAGCTTCATCCATATTGTCTGATGGTTCAAGAAGCAAAATCAGTGCTCTGGATCCAATCTTTGTACAAGGCGCATGTGATTTAACAAAACATGAGATAGAAGTTTCAGAAAGGAAACATGGTTTCAACACAAGACATCAGGACAGGACTTCCAGCCATGTATTACCAATATACCAGGCTCCTCGCTTTCAACAAAAATCATTCGATTTAGCTGATAAATACAACTCAAATTATTTCATGGAATTTGATTTCACAGATAAATTGGATACTCTGTTAGATCAG AACCACAGAAAATATGGTGAGCCTGTGAAGTTATCAGCGGCAAAAATgatttcatcaaataaaaagGACGAGTTGTTGCAGCGAAATGATATGCGTCGATCTCTTCGTATGTCAACATCGGGAAGAGGTAAAAAGACTACTTTTATCTAG
- the LOC106759505 gene encoding protein IMPAIRED IN BABA-INDUCED STERILITY 1 isoform X3 produces the protein MGCASSRRALAGSDFTPPGLLSLRSSSRKRCNGKRRNSVVEAREIDAGLEEEKEWKKGSLRGPVSLRLSCRFVEAEQNAAGWPPWLTSVAGEAIQGWVPLKTDSFERLDKIGQGTYSTVFQAREIETGRMVALKKVRFDKLKDDSIRFMAREIVILRSLDHPNIMKLDGIITSQQSNNIYLVFEYMEHDLAGLVASPDIKFTESQIKCYMRQLLSGIEHCHLRGIMHRDIKVSNILVNNKGVLKIADFGLANTLSPNSKQPLTSRVVTLWYRPPELLMGSTNYGVSVDLWSVGCVFAELFLGKPILKGRTEVEQLHRIFKLCGSPPEEYWKKSKLPLATMFKPQTNYEASLHERCKGFPVTAVKLLETLLSIDPSKRGTASSALTSEYFSTKPYACDPSLMPKYPPSKEMDARNREEASRKKTLGKGREAATSKRNRRVHKVSHDHINFNKPAWKENSSQNIGTSDDGRAHVAKVKIGALHKEQPKASCDAKSEATQVVDGCNGNSLYSGPAPVSASSGFTWAKRRKPEASSILSDGSRSKISALDPIFVQGACDLTKHEIEVSERKHGFNTRHQDRTSSHVLPIYQAPRFQQKSFDLADKYNSNYFMEFDFTDKLDTLLDQNHRKYGEPVKLSAAKMISSNKKDELLQRNDMRRSLRMSTSGRGKKTTFI, from the exons ATGGGTTGCGCGAGCTCGAGGCGGGCTCTTGCTGGAAGCGATTTCACGCCGCCGGGACTGCTATCGTTGCGATCGAGCTCGCGGAAAAGGTGCAATGGGAAGAGGCGAAACAGCGTCGTGGAGGCGCGTGAGATAGACGCGGGATTGGAGGAGGAGAAGGAGTGGAAGAAGGGGAGCTTGAGAGGTCCGGTGTCGTTGAGGTTGTCGTGTAGGTTTGTGGAGGCTGAGCAGAATGCCGCTGGGTGGCCACCTTGGCTTACCTCTGTTGCAGGGGAAGCTATTCAAGGGTGGGTCCCTCTCAAAACCGATTCTTTTGAGAGATTGGATAAG ATTGGACAAGGTACATATAGCACTGTATTCCAAGCACGTGAAATTGAAACTGGGAGGATGGTTGCCCTGAAGAAGGTACGATTTGACAAACTTAAAGATGATAGCATTAGGTTCATGGCAAGAGAAATAGTGATTCTTCGCTCACTTGACCACCCAAACATCATGAAATTGGATGGTATAATTACTTCACAACAATCAAACAACATATACCTTGTATTTGAATACATGGAGCATGACCTTGCTGGCCTAGTGGCTTCTCCTGATATAAAGTTCACTGAATCACAG ATTAAGTGTTACATGAGACAGTTATTGAGTGGAATCGAGCATTGTCACCTTCGAGGTATTATGCATCGAGACATTAAAGTATCTAATATACTAGTGAACAATAAAGGTGTTCTCAAGATAGCAGATTTTGGATTAGCAAATACCCTTAGTCCTAATAGCAAGCAACCCTTAACAAGTCGAGTGGTGACTCTATGGTATCGTCCTCCTGAACTCTTAATGGGATCAACAAACTATGGTGTTTCGGTGGATCTATGGAGTGTTGGCTGTGTATTTGCTGAACTTTTTCTGGGGAAGCCCATCCTTAAGGGGAGAACTGAG GTGGAACAATTACACAGAATTTTCAAGCTTTGCGGTTCTCCACCTGAGGAATACTGGAAAAAGAGTAAGCTTCCTCTGGCCACAATGTTTAAGCCTCAGACTAATTACGAAGCCTCTCTTCATGAGAGGTGTAAAGGTTTTCCTGTAACTGCTGTAAAACTACTTGAGACTTTACTTTCCATTGATCCCTCCAAGCGTGGGACTGCCTCCTCTGCACTCACGTCTGAG TATTTCAGCACCAAGCCATATGCCTGTGATCCATCACTCATGCCAAAGTATCCACCAAGCAAAGAAATGGATGCTAGAAATCGGGAAGAAGCGAGCAG GAAAAAGACTTTAGGTAAAGGGAGAGAGGCTGCAACTTCAAAAAGGAATAGACGAGTCCACAAAGTTTCCCATGACCATATAAATTTCAACAAACCAGCTTGGAAAGAG AATAGTTCTCAAAATATTGGCACAAGTGATGATGGTAGGGCACATGTTGCAAAAGTTAAAATAGGAGCTTTGCATAAAGAGCAACCAAAGGCTTCATGTGATGCAAAGTCTGAGGCTACCCAAGTGGTGGATGGTTGCAATGGAAACAGTTTATACTCTGGACCAGCACCAGTCTCAGCATCCAGTGGTTTTACATGGGCCAAAAGGAGAAAACCAGAAGCTTCATCCATATTGTCTGATGGTTCAAGAAGCAAAATCAGTGCTCTGGATCCAATCTTTGTACAAGGCGCATGTGATTTAACAAAACATGAGATAGAAGTTTCAGAAAGGAAACATGGTTTCAACACAAGACATCAGGACAGGACTTCCAGCCATGTATTACCAATATACCAGGCTCCTCGCTTTCAACAAAAATCATTCGATTTAGCTGATAAATACAACTCAAATTATTTCATGGAATTTGATTTCACAGATAAATTGGATACTCTGTTAGATCAG AACCACAGAAAATATGGTGAGCCTGTGAAGTTATCAGCGGCAAAAATgatttcatcaaataaaaagGACGAGTTGTTGCAGCGAAATGATATGCGTCGATCTCTTCGTATGTCAACATCGGGAAGAGGTAAAAAGACTACTTTTATCTAG